The Silene latifolia isolate original U9 population unplaced genomic scaffold, ASM4854445v1 scaffold_324, whole genome shotgun sequence genome has a segment encoding these proteins:
- the LOC141639289 gene encoding uncharacterized protein LOC141639289, producing MSCQVHIDEKWFYLTTTDTYYIVLGEEEPHRSCQSKRYITKVMFMSLWGEDAIKAKWPANASKNIYIQQDNARPHISDLDPDFRAAASLDGFNIHLIFQPPNSPDLNINDLVFFRSLQTLQNDEVASTVDELVGNVMTAFIDHDSMNLNFNYLTLQSVMVEIMKCRGHNDFKIPHMGKESLLRHGLLPVNLTVDVTLVKKCLDYLDQNGFGSSLTVLREGVAQLFTIEVENLPGEGEMLQMIEAAEVNEVGDLFWFDCYAC from the exons ATGTCATGTCAAGTTCACATTGACGAGAAGTGGTTTTATCTAACAACAACGGATACTTACTACATTGTTCTAGGTGAAGAGGAACCACATCGTTCATGTCAATCAAAGAGGTACATAACGAAGGTCATGTTCATGTCTTTGTGGGGAGAAGATG CAATCAAGGCTAAGTGGCCTGCTAATGCAAGTAAGAACATATACATCCAACAAGATAATGCAAGACCACATATTTCTGACCTTGACCCAGATTTTAGGGCTGCTGCCAGCTTAGATGGTTTCAATATTCATCTTATTTTTCAACCACCTAATAGTCCTGATTTGAACATAAATGATTTAGTATTTTTTAGGTCTTTACAAACACTTCAGAATGATGAAGTTGCCTCTACAGTTGATGAATTGGTGGGTAATGTTATGACAGCTTTTATAGATCATGACTCAATGAATTTGAACTTCAATTATCTTACTCTACAATCAGTCATGGTGGAAATCATGAAATGTAGGGGACATAATGATTTCAAGATTCCTCATATGGGGAAGGAGTCACTACTAAGACATGGATTACTCCCAGTTAATCTCACAGTAGATGTAACTTTAGTGAAGAAATGTTTGGATTATTTGGATCAAAATGGGTTTGGTAGTTCTCTGACTGTGCTAAGAGAGGGAGTTGCTCAATTGTTTACAATAGAAGTAGAAAATCTGCCAGGGGAAGGGGAGATGCTACAGATGATTGAAGCAGCTGAAGTCAATGAAGTAGGGGATTTGTTTTGGTTTGACTGTTATGCATGTTAA